In the Coturnix japonica isolate 7356 unplaced genomic scaffold, Coturnix japonica 2.1 chrUnrandom487, whole genome shotgun sequence genome, one interval contains:
- the LOC107307109 gene encoding gap junction delta-2 protein-like, protein PLCPLSPLRILLTVVVIFSILIVAIVGETVYDDEQTMFVCNTLQPGCNQACYDKAFPISHIRFWVLQIIFVCTPTLCFITYSVHQAAKQRERRYSFLYPLLERDAKKSRTLNGVLAPGADGGTKDEPECLEAKELPSTPPRRAKAKRQEGISRFYVIQVVFRNALEIGFLAGQYFLYGFNVPAIFECDRYPCVKEVECYVSRPTEKTVFLVFMFAVSGICVLLNLAELNHLGWRKVKAAVRGVQARRKSLVEVRKKDGTALTPAPTLGRTQSSESAYV, encoded by the coding sequence CCCCTCtgtcccctctcccccctcaGGATCCTGCTGACGGTGGTGGTGATTTTCAGCATCCTCATTGTGGCCATTGTAGGGGAGACGGTGTACGATGACGAGCAAACTATGTTTGTCTGTAATAcgctgcagccaggctgcaacCAGGCCTGCTATGATAAAgccttccccatctcccacaTCCGTTTCTGGGTGCTGCAGATCATCTTTGTCTGCACCCCCACCCTCTGCTTCATCACCTACTCAGTGCACCAGGCGGCCAAGCAACGTGAGCGCCGTTATTCCTTCCTCTACCCGCTCCTGGAACGCGATGCCAAGAAGTCGAGGACGCTCAATGGCGTTTTGGCACCCGGCGCCGACGGCGGCACCAAGGACGAACCCGAATGCTTGGAAGCCAAAGAGCTGCCCAGCACCCCGCCACGCCGCGCCAAGGCCAAGAGGCAGGAGGGCATCTCCCGCTTCTACGTCATCCAGGTGGTGTTTAGGAACGCGCTGGAGATCGGCTTCCTGGCCGGGCAGTACTTCCTATACGGCTTCAACGTCCCCGCCATCTTCGAGTGCGACCGCTACCCCTGCGTCAAGGAGGTGGAGTGTTACGTGTCGAGGCCGACGGAGAAAACCGTCTTCCTGGTGTTTATGTTTGCGGTCAGCGGGATCTGCGTGCTGCTCAACCTGGCCGAGCTCAACCACCTGGGATGGCGTAAAGTCAAGGCTGCGGTGCGAGGTGTGCAGGCCAGGAGGAAATCCTTGGTGGAGGTGAGGAAGAAAGATGGCACCGCGTTGACCCCAGCGCCCACCCTGGGCCGCACACAGTCCAGTGAGTCTGCATATGTTTAA